From Segatella copri, the proteins below share one genomic window:
- the uxuA gene encoding mannonate dehydratase, which produces MERTWRWFGKKDKITLAQLKQIGVEGIVTALHDVPLGEVWTREKIHELKEYIESYGMKWSVVESLPVVETLKYGGPDRDHQIEVYKESLRNLGEEGIKCICYNFMPVLDWARTDLAHENPNGANNLYMNWGEFAYFDIYILQREGAREDWAEFSKEHKWGRDLVAEADEIKKTSTPEQDHALVENIIIKTQGFVSGNFSEGDSAPVQKFRDLLKLYDGIDKKKLQENMKYWLEAIMPICDEYDINMCVHPDDPPYPVFGLPRIIGRAEDIQWMLDAVPNKHNGLTFCAGSFSAGEHNDCVAMAKQFADRTHFVHLRSCYIFPNGNFTEASHLGGRGHLIELCRIFEKAEQEGKCNSGRRLPMRVDHGMTFTDEPGGVFDESNHGHNAGYTLLGRMFAMGQIQGVIATVDDELGIEYKQPGFYD; this is translated from the coding sequence ATGGAAAGAACATGGCGCTGGTTTGGCAAGAAAGATAAGATTACACTTGCACAGTTGAAGCAGATTGGTGTTGAGGGCATTGTTACCGCATTGCACGATGTTCCTCTGGGCGAGGTTTGGACACGCGAGAAGATTCATGAACTCAAGGAGTACATCGAGTCTTATGGTATGAAATGGAGCGTGGTAGAGTCTTTGCCTGTGGTTGAAACCCTGAAATATGGCGGTCCTGACCGTGATCATCAGATTGAGGTTTACAAGGAAAGTCTTCGCAACCTGGGCGAGGAAGGCATCAAGTGCATCTGCTACAACTTCATGCCTGTTTTAGACTGGGCTCGTACCGATTTGGCACACGAGAATCCTAACGGAGCCAACAACCTCTATATGAACTGGGGCGAGTTTGCCTACTTCGATATCTATATCCTGCAGCGTGAAGGCGCTCGTGAGGATTGGGCTGAGTTCTCTAAGGAGCACAAGTGGGGCAGAGACCTTGTGGCTGAGGCTGATGAAATCAAGAAGACTTCTACACCAGAGCAGGATCATGCCTTGGTTGAGAACATCATCATCAAGACCCAGGGCTTTGTATCGGGTAACTTCAGCGAGGGCGATTCTGCTCCTGTTCAGAAGTTCCGCGACCTCTTGAAGCTTTATGATGGCATCGACAAGAAGAAGTTGCAGGAGAACATGAAGTACTGGCTGGAGGCTATCATGCCTATCTGCGATGAATACGATATCAACATGTGTGTTCACCCAGACGATCCTCCTTATCCTGTATTCGGTTTGCCAAGAATCATCGGTCGTGCCGAGGATATCCAGTGGATGCTCGATGCTGTGCCAAATAAGCACAATGGTCTGACTTTCTGTGCAGGTTCATTCTCTGCCGGCGAGCACAACGACTGTGTGGCGATGGCGAAGCAGTTTGCCGACCGCACTCATTTTGTTCATCTGCGCTCCTGCTACATCTTCCCTAACGGCAACTTTACAGAGGCTTCTCACTTGGGTGGTCGCGGCCATCTCATTGAACTTTGCCGCATCTTCGAGAAGGCTGAGCAGGAAGGTAAGTGCAATTCGGGCCGCAGATTGCCTATGCGAGTAGACCACGGTATGACCTTCACTGATGAGCCAGGCGGCGTATTCGATGAGAGCAATCATGGTCACAATGCCGGTTACACTCTCCTCGGCCGTATGTTTGCCATGGGTCAGATTCAGGGTGTCATCGCAACAGTAGATGATGAACTGGGCATTGAGTATAAGCAGCCGGGATTCTATGATTAG